The sequence TAACACTGAGATATTTAAGAGATCAGGAACCATATCCtgaagtccttctgtagctcagttggtagagcatggcgcttgtaacgccagggtaatgggttcgatccccgggaccacccatacgtagaatgtatgcacacatgactgtaagtcgctttggataaaagcgtctgctaaatggcatatattattattattatattaagtagAGGAGTATTAAAACATCctcctttgagagagagagagaagcttgaACGTACTTATCAAAAGACACAAGCTGTTCCTCAGAGACGCCATCTTCAGCCTGACAAGAGAGGAGCCAGGCATTACATAAACAAAATATCCACTTGAAAGTTTGAAAATAGAAAACCTAGCCAACGGTAGGACCTTGGCCTTACTGAGAGACTGGAACCAGCTCGGGCTCTGGTCACagactccttctccttctgtgcTGCCTGGCGCTGTACGGCCTGGAAGTTGTCGAGGGCAGCGGAGAATTCATTCATCAGTCGGTCCTTCTGGATCTTCTGTGGCCTCTGTGTGTTGAGAAGAAGAACAAAATGAGTCATTCAAAACATATGATCATGGTCAGTGAGTTGTCACAGTCATTGTCAAGGAGTGGTGTAGGGTGAAGATGCCCCTAGACattgatcttgggtcagttttgcatttcccccCCAGTAATGGTTGAAGTTAGGATTGCAGGGGGAGAGGAATCTGATGCTAGATCAGTACCTATGGGAAACTTCAAACTGGAGTCATTCAAACACGAAGGTTACCAGTTGTCATTGTTGAGGAGTCAGTCACAGACACAATCTCATTGGAACAGACACTGACCTGCTCTGAAGATGGTGAGACGAAGCTCAGGTCTTTCAGGTGCTTGTTGGTCTCCTTGGCCAGCTGGTTTGTAAAGTGCTGTATCTGCTGCCTGAATGAACAGATGTCCAAAGGACAGTAAGGGAGATAGCAGACTCTCAGGGAgtaacagcacacacacatttatggTCGGTTCTGTGTTCGGCGCATTAATACGTTTGTCAGTGTATGTACAAGCAAAACAACAAGGACACGTACAGACTGTCCCTCAGTTCGCTGGTGTCTTGACCCGTCCCCAGCTGATTCACCATGCTCTTTATCTTGGCAGCTGGGAAGTGCGAAAACATACATCCTCTAAACTGTAGGCTTTAGGATACATCTAGCATAGACTATTACAAAGACTTGACTTGCATGAATGACTTCTACCTTTGGTTTGCCCACTCTCTGCAGCAATACGTACTTACTGTTCTGTGTGATCTTCTGGATGTTGGAGCTGCATGTCTGGGTGAGGGTATTGGAGTCTCGTGGCTGGGTGAGATAGCGGTCTGCTTTACCAGAAGACATTGCGGCCTGTCCGGTGTGCTCTTTTTCCTGGGTGAAGACTGCTGGGGGCTGGGTGGCAGGTATATTGGGAATGTAtgtatactaccgttcaaaaggttttggggtcacttaaaaatgttcTCGTTTtcccatgaaaacatacatgaaatgagttgcaaaactaataggaaatatagtcaagacaagggttgcaaagggtcggaaactgTTCGGTCAATTTCCATGGGAAGTTTAGCCCTGGAGttttggggaattttgcttaaattcatttaaaaattaaaaacaaagTTTGctttataacagtgaacctttttttgtgggatacacatatatatatatgcgtgTAAGGCagttctaggtcttgtggcatattttggttcaACTATCCCTAGTTCAATGAAATTGCAAcactgcatgcacagtgcattcttccatcacatgtacagctgattctcaagatcttgcacactaatgagatgctattgagcccatactactacactgtctgagccaaggacaacatgctttctggtaagtttagATTACAATACcaggtggggtgaatatattttatatgacataaatgatttttttgttaactagtaaatagttgcctacagcaaagtgtgtatCAATTATATCTAACCTGATAACAATTTCTGCTAGCTAGTTTTAGCTTGCTTGAActtgctaactgaggagtgttaattcacctgtttccatacatgtttcattttaaaacatttatcttacaaaggatttgtttaatctaactgcttaactatttatctgtacatggaattgtatttagTGTTTCTTTTTTCctcatctttacaggaaaatgccacgggctcTATCCGGTGTGgaaacatttcactgcagctaatgtagaaggaaaagctgtgtacatttgtaaatactgcaaatactgtgccaaatcatatgtgaagaacgCAACAAAGAttcagaatcatctggccaagtgcataaagttccctcagcgctcacaacaagcaacctctgacaaaagtccctctacttctattggAAGTGAAaaggatgaatcagacaccttatcgatagcaacagctcatggtccttctggaatcagaagtttgactcaatggaggaacataGTCAGATAAacgctgatgaatgtcttgctcgagctgtgtccgcaactggttcacctccgatgctcacaggcaatgtgtatcgGAAGAGATGTCTGAATGTTCTTTGCTCAGCATACACCCTTCCAATCaaacatgctttatctactcctTTGTTGgttgcagagttcaacagagttcaagtgaaggtcaagcaaatcagaGAGACCGTATTGCAATAATCTCTGATAGGTTgttgaatgttcgtgggcaaggaataattaactacatctctACCcatcaaccagtattctacaagagcacagacacgaGTGACAGACACACccgtctctacattgcagatgagctgaaggcagtcatccatgaccttggaccacagaaggcaTTTGCACCACAGAAGACATTTGCAccggtgacagacaatgctgcaaacacgaaggctgcttggtctaaagtggagaaATCCTACCCTCACTTCACACCCAGCTAAgcaaatggttaggtatgtgaagggtcatcaagttatagcagcaatctacctcaccaagcaaagtgagaagaataagagcaccacattgaagctgcccagcaacacccattggggtggtgttatcatcatgtttgacagtctcctggaggggaaggagtctctccatgAAATGaccatatcacagtctgttgatatggacagccccatcaagaggatcctcctggatgatgtattttgggagataGTGGTAAGCAGCCCGAAACTCCtgaatgccatcctgtctgatgtttagACTCATGTAtgctgcttgcagatgtaagagaataaatctgtactgccctgcccacttcactgttgcgcCAAGCAGaagaaactgcagttctgaaatacatcaaaaagcgtgtAGACTTCTGCCTGTAGCCCATACACGCCGCAGCatacatgtggtccttctgtagctcagttggtagagcatggcgcttgtaacgctagggtagtgggttcaatccccgggaccacccatacgtagaatgtatgcacacatgactgtaagtcgctttggataaaagcgtctgctaaatggcatatattattattattattatatatatattattatattattattattatattattataatgtggGACCCCATGTATGCTgacaagagcatcctgtctgatgCAGATAttaacaaggcctatggtgtcatcactactgtctCGTCACCTTCACATGTATGAGGGCAAGGATCTTGGCAGTCTGGCCAactacacttccaagcaagggctttgggatggagatgcaatatggcagtcgtgccaacatatctcatcagccacctggtggaagggactttgtggatctgaggctctttcccctgttgcctccatcatcctccaaatccaaCCAACATCTGCCGTCTCAGAGAGCAACTGGTCCTtctttgggaacacacacacacacaccaaagcacgcaacaggctgaccaaaacatgggttgaaaaattggtggcaaTCTTGGCAAATTTTGGGCTTTTTGAGCcggacaacgagccatcctcaacaaggttggaaagtgacagtgaagatgaggcgtcagagtctgatgttcaagaggtggacattgaggaagtccagggagaagacatggaagcctgagaggaagacaaccaaagctttagtttctagactgtCATTTTACAAAtgtgttgaaaacatttttttgggAGATGTGATGGATCATTCCAATATTACCTTTATATTGTTGTTAAGTGAAaacatcccatgtgaagagtcaactcatttaattaaagttcaattcgtaacaaattattattattattattattaatatttattgcaataaatatatatatatatatataggaaggatttaatcatttgcaatcatgtctacttatgataaaaGGTTTATGTTTATCTCCATATGATAtagtaaatatatccaatgcaaaaaacattacatttaaacagtattaatattaatttgcatatatttccattAATTCCCACGTAAAGTTTCcatctctgaatattccccaaactGTGCAGTCCTAGtgaagacgttgacaaggttatgaataatgatttttaaatgaaataataagtgtgtccttcaaactttgctttcatcaaagaatcctccatttgcagcaattacagccttgcagacctttggcattctagttgtcaatttgttgaggtaatctgaagagatttcactccatgcttcctgaagcacctcccacaagatggattggcttgatgggctcttcttacgtaccatacggtcaagctgctcccacaacagctccaTAGGATTGAAATCTGATGAATGTTCTGGCCaatccattatagacagaataccagctgactgattcttccctaaatagttattgcatagtttggagctatgctttgggtcattgtcttgttgtaggaggaaattagCTCCAATTAAGCtctgtccacagggtatggcatggtgttgcaaaatggattgatagccttccttcttcaagatcccttttaccctgtacaaatctcc comes from Oncorhynchus gorbuscha isolate QuinsamMale2020 ecotype Even-year linkage group LG24, OgorEven_v1.0, whole genome shotgun sequence and encodes:
- the LOC124012134 gene encoding syntaxin-12-like isoform X1, which encodes MSSGKADRYLTQPRDSNTLTQTCSSNIQKITQNTAKIKSMVNQLGTGQDTSELRDSLQQIQHFTNQLAKETNKHLKDLSFVSPSSEQRPQKIQKDRLMNEFSAALDNFQAVQRQAAQKEKESVTRARAGSSLSAEDGVSEEQLVSFDNQDDWAQTITQTTEEDLALIKERETNIRKLESDILDVNQIFKDLAVMIHDQGEMIDSIEANVESAEVHVDRGTEQLQRAAYFQQKSRKKMCILAVVLSIVLTILGIIVWQATQ
- the LOC124012134 gene encoding syntaxin-12-like isoform X2, with amino-acid sequence MSSGKADRYLTQPRDSNTLTQTCSSNIQKITQNTAKIKSMVNQLGTGQDTSELRDSLQQIQHFTNQLAKETNKHLKDLSFVSPSSEQRPQKIQKDRLMNEFSAALDNFQAVQRQAAQKEKESVTRARAGSSLSAEDGVSEEQLVSFDNQDDWAQTITQTTEEDLALIKERETNIRKLECIVLCPCGQRAGLYNVQQGATPLATPPPHPPTKLHFDPERNPDFRIQAAPGDQTNAYVHHVA